A part of Haliotis asinina isolate JCU_RB_2024 chromosome 10, JCU_Hal_asi_v2, whole genome shotgun sequence genomic DNA contains:
- the LOC137298472 gene encoding radial spoke head protein 6 homolog A-like, translated as MAGGSQKNIIKGMRDVPKRPSEDDNEDESLPVLSEEERNCMNAKMNLLTQSTDDGISLYDHLAVLLSGALEHQPENFFDNLEKLSLQLKRDKVKITQSTVRSIPPPSPSYHLAKVEQRQFQKISNEEMNRLHDFPEEGLQEDERYTAIPNLMKQAHCFQMAGVGLSMEEYTRIALSLRELVKLWPIETVRFWGKVLGLKQNYYVAEAEFPEGEYETDISDDEEEEDDDPAEEREDSLFDETTTILSMKPLFKHPRKIPSEPAGTGLNKKVYFVCSEPCQPWYRLPHVTPEQIVTARKVRKYFTGYPNQQMVTYPPFPGLEKNYLRAQIARISASTHVSPIGFFKFDEEGEEEEEGEPAEGSREGFVEDPDFEGLSMRDLTDQGMANWVHHTPFVLPQGRITWYNPLQGHEGEEENEEEEERNEPDEPEPEHGPPLLTPLSEDAQIGKSPAWIAKASSQFVPEYSVAILHSNTWPGAYAFASDKARFFENVYIGWGHKNLESCFEPAIPEPPLPEFPTGPEVIEAEDPSPETEAAVRSAMREKELEAPEEEEEVGEMEAEEEDEVDEEDQ; from the exons ATGGCTGGAGGGAGCCAGAAGAATATCATTAAAGGAATGAGGGATGTTCCCAAACGTCCTTCAGAAGATGATAATGAAGACGAATCTCTGCCTGTCCTGTCCGAAGAGGAGAGAAACTGCATGAATGCGAAGATGAACCTCCTAACACAATCCACAGACGATGGCATTTCCTT GTACGACCACCTGGCTGTCTTGCTATCGGGAGCCCTAGAACATCAACCGGAGAACTTTTTTGACAACCTTGAGAAACTAAGTCTACAGTTGAAGAGGGACAAAGTGAAGATCACCCAGAGTACTGTTAGATCTATTCCACCACCTTCGCCCAGCTACCACCTCGCTAAGgttgaacagaggcagtttcaA AAAATCAGCAATGAAGAGATGAACCGACTCCACGATTTTCCGGAAGAGGGCCTTCAGGAAGATGAGAGATACACGGCGATTCCAAACCTCATGAAACAGGCTCATTGCTTCCAG ATGGCGGGAGTTGGTCTGTCAATGGAGGAATACACCCGCATAGCTCTGTCTTTGAGGGAGCTGGTCAAGTTGTGGCCGATAGAAACGGTCCGGTTCTGGGGAAAGGTTCTGGGACTGAAGCAAAACTACTACGTAGCGGAGGCGGAATTCCCGGAGGGAGAGTATGAAACTGACATCAGTGATGACGAGGAAGAAGAAGACGACGACCCGGCAGAAGAGAGA GAGGATAGCCTTTTTGATG AAACAACAACCATATTGTCTATGAAGCCGCTGTTCAAGCACCCACGTAAAATCCCCAGTGAGCCAGCAGGGACAGGCTTGAACAAAAAGGTGTACTTCGTGTGCTCAGAAC CCTGCCAGCCATGGTATCGTTTACCCCATGTTACACCTGAACAAATTGTAACCGCAAGAAAAGTCCGGAAGTACTTCACTGGATATCCCAACCAGCAG ATGGTGACATATCCACCATTCCCGGGTCTTGAAAAGAACTACCTTCGGGCGCAAATTGCTCGGATCAGCGCCTCCACGCATGTTTCCCCCATCGGATTCTTTAAGTTTGACGAGGAGGGGGAGGAGGAAGAAGAGGGGGAGCCGGCGGAGGGTA GTAGGGAAGGGTTCGTGGAAGATCCGGACTTCGAAGGACTGAGCATGAGGGATTTGACAGATCAAGGAATGGCGAATTGGGTCCACCACACTCCCTTTGTCCTACCACAA GGGCGGATTACGTGGTACAACCCACTGCAGGGGCACGAAGGGGAGGAAGAGAACGAAGAAGAGGAGGAAAGAAACGAGCCCGATGAACCGGAACCTGAACATGGGCCGCCATTGTTGACTCCGCTGTCAGAGGATGCCC AGATTGGAAAGAGTCCAGCTTGGATTGCCAAGGCGTCATCACAGTTTGTCCCAGAATATTCAGTGGCTATTCTTCACTCGAACACATGGCCAGGGGCGTATGCTTTTGCTTCCGATAAAGCCAG GTTTTTTGAGAACGTGTATATTGGCTGGGGACATAAAAATCTTGAGAGTTGTTTCGAACCTGCCATTCCTGAGCCCCCGTTGCCCGAGTTCCCAACTGGACCAGAGGTAATTGAAGCGGAGGACCCGTCACCAGAAACAGAGGCTGCTGTACGCTCGGCAATGCGGGAGAAAGAGTTAGAGGCACCGGAAGAGGAAGAGGAAGTTGGAGAAATGGAGGCGGAGGAAGAGGATGAAGTTGATGAAGAGGACCAGTAG
- the LOC137298420 gene encoding uncharacterized protein, protein MKVSKCIMGKFALILIFFNSSLILFYFVMYTKGRVDTKMNNLRLSQILDNQDSHQSDLIPTRGKSPNAIDVQIGRRHINGLFKNVSGSFDGFGQRSLKHDDTENPKTKTVINRNKFLVYLCNKQKLCGGWGVRQAGIISTFLLANLTNRIFKVSMTSPCKLQHFLIPNQLNWIPDIEELRGKSLSVIHDVHNSTFLDILRWKNFNIYYSQDIVFVRATMDFTGILTQNPVYIKQVSKITTQPSATFKDNWNMLMAPSIQTQTVLQDILALNNRSISKYEDLICAHVKLGSDPPTEDVQNILQILQQWTRTNPKVFIATDSNDFRSISRSRFGDRIIDSGGTVLNFDTERGTIDSCLGLRTVILDQMILSRCKMLALSHGDVGRNTAFLRGTNKSVFIFVNGHLKHFTNNYDVM, encoded by the exons ATGAAG GTGTCCAAATGCATCATGGGGAAGTTCGCTCTGATCCTCATTTTCTTCAACAGTTCCCTCATTCTTTTTTATTTCGTGATGTACACCAAGGGACGAGTGGATACGAAGATGAATAACTTAAGACTATCTCAGATCCTTGACAATCAAGATTCGCATCAAAGTGACCTCATACCAACTCGAGGCAAAAGCCCAAATGCCATTGATGTACAGATTGGCAGACGACACATTAATGGACTATTTAAGAATGTCAGTGGGAGTTTTGATGGTTTTGGACAAAGATCATTAAAACACGATGACACTGAGAATCCTAAAACAAAGACTGTGATTAACAGAAACAAGTTCCTGGTCTATCTGTGTAATAAACAAAAACTTTGTGGAGGATGGGGAGTCCGACAGGCAGGGATTATAAGTACATTTCTCTTGGCAAATCTAACCAATAGAATATTTAAAGTATCCATGACATCACCATGTAAACTACAACACTTCCTAATCCCAAATCAGTTGAACTGGATACCCGATATAGAAGAACTTCGTGGAAAGTCTTTGTCAGTCATCCATGATGTTCATAATTCAACATTTTTGGATATTTTGAGGTGGAAAAATTTCAATATATATTACTCTCAGGATATTGTATTCGTCAGAGCAACAATGGACTTTACAGGAATCCTTACTCAGAATCCGGTTTACATCAAACAAGTATccaaaataacaacacaacCATCCGCCACATTCAAGGACAACTGGAATATGCTGATGGCACCTTCAATACAAACACAGACAGTTTTACAAGATATACTTGCTCTCAACAATCGTTCGATAAGTAAATACGAAGACCTCATAtgtgcacatgttaaacttggATCTGACCCTCCCACTGAAGATGTTCAGAATATACTGCAGATTTTACAACAGTGGACACGAACGAATCCAAAGGTATTCATCGCTACTGACTCTAATGATTTTCGAAGCATTTCACGGAGTAGATTCGGAGACAGAATAATAGATTCAGGAGGGACTGTATTGAACTTTGACACAGAGAGAGGCACAATCGATTCATGCCTTGGATTACGTACTGTCATTTTAGATCAGATGATTCTCTCACGATGCAAGATGCTTGCACTTTCCCATGGTGACGTTGGAAGGAATACAGCTTTCCTAAGAGGCACAAATAAGAGTGTTTTCATTTTCGTTAATggtcatttaaaacatttcacaaataaTTACGATGTGATGTGA
- the LOC137298993 gene encoding RAB6-interacting golgin-like: MAGWAGFSDEDLRRIKQSSNGGTDTAAFKQAQFKKQQVPNKERFVRSSKGHGAAASGNLTQLDPSQKLVQPEEAKVKANGKGQRGTDQGQRKPSPRQDLDKMDRQQKEEVSSEKQTDPGQKVEHEPPSEDKESMRELDETEAVSVELDNIARFQKQQKMIEEANKQKRLFLANAINERKKKAKAESVKLTKIQSELGRLDTLLSVDVGVIRDKIEAASMDYMEAQRRYNRAEQEFINAKMDLFHKGELKERLTEHLYTIIHQNEVRKANKLAELMKQLEMEVAEEEIEVSVPTIPMLSNFNSVTTLPNPALKSPIHSPEVDKNIDLNNKDSLKQSTDSVPTKSRETETGKSESGADNSSQTQAGTSTDTKPGSGGESQCNEHSEKPDECTTVVSSDVSKDVPQKEDARRDSSSSSVNKAASSSQDVGVAQQT; this comes from the exons ATGGCCGGTTGGGCAGGCTTCAGCGACGAAGACTTGAGACGAATAAAGCAAAGCTCAAATGGAGGGACAG acACAGCTGCCTTCAAACAGGCCCAGTTCAAGAAGCAGCAAGTACCAAACAAAGAAAGGTTTGTGAGAAGCTCCAAAGGGCATGGAGCAGCAGCTTCTGGCAATTTGACTCAGCTGGATCCCTCACAGAAGCTAGTGCAGCCTGAGGAAGCAAAAGTGAAGGCCAATGGAAAAGGACAAAGGGGAACAGATCAGGGGCAACGGAAACCAAGTCCAAGACAAGATCTGGACAAAATGGATAGGCAACAGAAGGAAGAAGTGTCCTCAGAAAAGCAGACAGACCCAGGACAGAAAGTAGAACATGAGCCGCCATCAGAAGACAAGGAAAGCATGCGAGAACTTGATGAAACAGAAGCAGTCAG TGTGGAACTGGACAATATAGCGAGGTTCCAGAAGCAGCAGAAGATGATAGAAGAGGCCAACAAGCAGAAGAGGCTGTTCCTTGCCAATGCTATCAATGAGAG GAAGAAGAAAGCCAAGGCAGAATCTGTGAAACTGACAAAGATTCAGTCTGAGCTTGGACGTCTTGACACTTTGCTGTCTGTAGATGTTGGGGTAATCAGGGACAAGATTGAGGCAGCCAGCATGGACTACATGGAAGCTCA GAGGCGGTACAACAGAGCAGAGCAGGAGTTTATCAATGCCAAAATGGACTTGTTTCATAAAGGCGAGTTGAAGGAGAGACTAACGGAGCACCTATACACAATAATTCACCAGAACGAGGTGAGGAAAGCTAACAAATTGGCGGAACTGATGAAACAATTAGAAATGGAAGTTGCAGAAGAAGAAATTGAAGTGTCTGTTCCGACCATTCCAATGCTTTCAAATTTTAATTCTGTCACAACACTCCCAAACCCAGCACTGAAGTCTCCAATACACAGCCCAGAGGTGGATAAGAACATAGATCTGAACAACAAAGATTCTTTAAAACAAAGTACAGACTCTGTGCCTACCAAGTCAAGAGAGACTGAGACAGGGAAGTCAGAatcaggggcagataactcttcCCAGACACAAGCAGGAACTAGCACTGACACAAAGCCTGGTTCAGGTGGGGAGAGTCAGTGTAATGAACATTCTGAAAAACCTGATGAATGTACGACTGTTGTCTCAAGTGATGTGTCTAAAGATGTGCCACAGAAAGAAGATGCTAGAAGGGATTCATCATCTTCCTCTGTAAACAAAGCAGCCTCATCAAGTCAGGATGTTGGAGTTGCACAACAGACTTGA
- the LOC137299109 gene encoding E3 ubiquitin-protein ligase CCNB1IP1-like, protein MDGDLICNFKKCRKQICSFAWVTSCSHVFCDEDGSREFNKSVVCPACETTLSGKCDIVRSNVQPTEQWKSMVIAGQRPEVIMEICTRALSFWTYQTHQEIIYQEYQATKHREKSSQLQQYYEQIVSKTQTELTTLKSHLKVAKKDLDGMKRKHGELAERLTERSRQYQKLQSLYESLRRRCITPASFNGGGDASMIDQTANRLQNFTMNLTTGDVLRGQNSSTQGSKGQSPPERDFVFRPNNTPLLAEQSRFSLMLGTPK, encoded by the exons ATGGATGGGGATCTGATATGCAACTTTAAAAAGTGCAGAAAACAAATCTGTTCGTTTGCATGG GTTACTTCGTGTTCAC ATGTATTCTGTGACGAAGATGGGAGTCGAGAATTCAACAAATCAGTTGTTTGTCCAGCTT GCGAGACTACTCTGTCAGGAAAGTGCGACATTGTAAGAAGCAACGTGCAGCCCACAGAACAGTGGAAATCT ATGGTGATAGCGGGACAGAGGCCTGAAGTAATTATGGAGATCTGCACCAGAGCACTCTCCTTCTGGACATACCAA ACACACCAAGAAATAATCTACCAGGAGTATCAAGCCACAAAACACAGGGAAAAATCTTCACAGCTTCAACAGTACTACGAACAAATCGTGTCAAAAACTCAAACTGAGTTGACAA CCTTGAAATCCCATTTAAAAG TTGCTAAGAAGGACCTGGACGGTATGAAGAGAAAACACGGCGAGTTGGCGGAGAGGTTGACTGAAAGAAGCAGACAGTACCAGAAACTACAG TCCTTGTACGAGTCACTCCGGCGACGGTGCATCACACCAGCTTCCTTCAACGGGGGCGGGGATGCGTCCATGATTGACCAGACTGCCAACAGATTGCAGAACTTCACCATGAACCTAACCACTGGAG ATGTCTTGCGTGGGCAGAATTCCTCCACTCAAGGTTCTAAGGGACAGTCACCCCCAGAAA GGGATTTTGTATTTCGGCCAAACAACACTCCCCTGTTAGCAGAGCAAAGCAGGTTCAGTTTGATGTTGGGGACACCAAAGTAG
- the LOC137298342 gene encoding BTB/POZ domain-containing protein 6-like translates to MWNSVVLLMVAVSQELAAAGQQIHSKSLDGKSSSAMNACKGVHIMNRKDLHEDVILVILLNDGLSLTSDSLREISYECWFQVVSSDHLVSTPEQVFNAALSWAAAECERRSMEASPVNMRAVLDKSLYEIRFAEMKQSFLLKSVFPSKVLTHVEQMVVHELVGCESSIFPVQDRRDPLIDVFLYKSHKQPEVYLCPPYDGPDGETWESSDFSTDDRTFKSSDDVWMYGIYTFGAFEKGRQPREYIVWIRTIDGETLMWESLLSTNTSRNPYSDTISELYFDNPIRLQKQMTYNIDITLMSKELPEFCGEGLMYEANIEQFEFELMIQAKSQGCFQVAGYILGKSKSSRFGCS, encoded by the coding sequence ATGTGGAACAGCGTAGTATTGCTTATGGTGGCAGTCTCGCAAGAGCTGGCAGCAGCAGGGCAACAGATTCACTCCAAGAGCTTGGACGGGAAGTCCTCATCCGCTATGAATGCATGTAAGGGCGTGCATATAATGAACCGGAAGGATCTTCACGAGGACGTCATTCTGGTGATTCTTCTAAACGATGGTCTCAGTCTCACTTCCGATAGTTTAAGGGAGATCAGTTACGAATGTTGGTTCCAAGTGGTAAGCTCAGACCATCTAGTGAGCACACCTGAGCaggtgtttaacgctgcactcagttgGGCTGCAGCAGAATGCGAGAGAAGGTCCATGGAAGCATCTCCTGTAAATATGCGTGCTGTTCTGGATAAATCTTTGTATGAGATCAGATTTGCCGAAATGAAGCAGTCATTTCTTCTCAAAAGCGTGTTTCCTTCAAAGGTACTGACACACGTTGAGCAGATGGTTGTGCATGAGCTGGTTGGTTGTGAAAGTAGTATATTCCCCGTCCAAGATAGACGTGATCCACTTATTGATGTTTTCCTCTACAAATCGCACAAACAACCTGAGGTTTATCTCTGCCCGCCTTATGACGGACCTGATGGGGAGACATGGGAAAGTTCGGACTTCAGTACAGATGACAGGACATTTAAGAGTAGTGATGATGTGTGGATGTATGGTATATACACATTCGGGGCTTTCGAGAAAGGGAGGCAACCTCGGGAATACATCGTGTGGATACGTACGATTGATGGTGAGACTCTTATGTGGGAAAGCCTCTTGTCAACCAACACTTCAAGAAACCCTTATTCAGATACGATATCCGAGCTGTACTTTGATAATCCAATCAGACTACAAAAGCAGATGACATATAATATCGACATTACGTTGATGAGCAAAGAGCTACCTGAATTTTGTGGTGAAGGTCTTATGTACGAAGCAAACATTGaacaatttgaatttgaattaatGATCCAAGCGAAATCGCAGGGTTGTTTTCAAGTTGCAGGGTATATTTTAGGTAAAAGTAAATCCTCACGTTTCGGTTGCAGCTGA